A single genomic interval of Sulfitobacter sp. S190 harbors:
- a CDS encoding glycosyltransferase yields MKIAALCDFPFWASNVGTGVRHDSLCRSLSTICDLTVISTVSLHAKDAHFAETVPYRLIARNQLKTIARENTLPEIPGVRPDRDLSLRTISHIVSSEGFDAVLTPYFNRKWMIEHLPPHLVRIIDTHDCQTQRTASLLRHGIVPTFLMNAEEEGRKLADYDVALAMSSEDQAEFSAMTDIPVITAPFRVPARDLAPMRHVYGEPDSRNLLFIAAQSPVNDMTLDYLMREIMPLVPGNCVLTVIGNVTMPPNVNLPHVTVQQVQGVEDLVPLYARADVALNPTFAGGGVKTKTLEAMAFGVPVVTCDEGARGLRHLLPDDLVVNDKELFAHRIGQLLAQPERRAALAREVLDNLAAEDAYDWLPVFADVVQAAIAGKRERYKR; encoded by the coding sequence ATGAAGATAGCGGCTCTTTGCGACTTTCCCTTCTGGGCCAGCAATGTCGGCACCGGCGTGCGCCACGACAGCCTGTGCCGGTCGCTGTCGACGATCTGTGATCTGACGGTCATCTCGACGGTTTCGTTGCACGCGAAAGACGCACATTTCGCCGAAACTGTCCCCTACCGGCTGATCGCCCGTAACCAGCTCAAGACGATCGCCCGCGAAAATACCCTGCCCGAAATACCGGGGGTGCGTCCGGACCGCGACCTGTCGCTGCGCACGATATCCCACATCGTTTCGAGCGAAGGGTTCGATGCGGTGCTGACCCCCTACTTCAACCGTAAATGGATGATCGAACATCTGCCGCCGCACCTGGTGCGCATCATCGATACCCACGATTGCCAGACCCAGCGAACCGCGTCGTTGCTGCGGCACGGCATTGTGCCGACCTTTTTGATGAACGCCGAGGAAGAGGGCCGCAAGCTGGCCGACTACGATGTGGCACTGGCCATGTCTTCCGAGGACCAGGCCGAATTCTCGGCCATGACGGACATTCCCGTCATCACCGCCCCGTTCCGCGTGCCCGCGCGGGATCTGGCACCGATGCGTCATGTCTACGGCGAGCCGGACAGCCGCAACCTGCTGTTCATCGCGGCCCAGAGCCCGGTCAACGACATGACCCTGGACTACCTGATGCGCGAGATCATGCCCCTGGTTCCCGGGAACTGCGTGCTGACCGTCATTGGCAATGTGACGATGCCCCCGAACGTGAACCTGCCCCATGTCACAGTGCAGCAGGTTCAGGGGGTCGAAGATCTGGTGCCGCTCTATGCGCGGGCAGACGTGGCACTCAACCCCACTTTCGCGGGCGGCGGCGTCAAGACAAAGACGCTGGAGGCCATGGCATTCGGTGTGCCGGTGGTGACCTGTGACGAAGGCGCGCGCGGGCTGCGCCACCTGCTGCCCGACGATCTGGTTGTCAACGACAAGGAACTCTTTGCACACCGGATCGGCCAACTGCTCGCGCAACCCGAACGCCGCGCGGCACTCGCA
- a CDS encoding sulfotransferase yields the protein MSTKHLIIPGMAKAGTTFLFDQLARDTDVFNVPRIKELNYLTDARKQVSTKGYMELFPDSAPDRIFIDASPVYLQSLRPLARIVGKVLPDREMRFIITVRDPIQTMWSHYLHDLKSTICPIWRHPNPGSFSLFEKPVLKRYFKHRSRAVQGLCDAYPGRVMGLHMKSLFKPEASALIGRFLDAPVQPFSTQKVSNPGGWLPYFRYGGASGAEFVQGDTVYELPARALLLVSNDRSALIPDVDAAQADHCMALQSTFTRNLDVPFTFFEPIIEDYRATCAALGLEPDTIEEPARIVSEATAPVLPDEICSQLRQLGTLGGRVREVFKH from the coding sequence ATGAGCACAAAGCACCTGATCATCCCGGGCATGGCCAAGGCCGGTACGACCTTTCTGTTCGATCAGCTCGCCCGCGATACCGACGTGTTCAATGTGCCGCGCATCAAGGAGCTGAACTACCTGACCGATGCGCGCAAACAGGTTTCCACCAAAGGGTATATGGAGCTGTTTCCCGACAGCGCGCCCGATCGCATCTTCATCGATGCCTCGCCGGTTTATCTGCAGTCTCTCCGCCCGCTGGCGCGCATTGTCGGCAAGGTGCTGCCGGACCGCGAAATGCGGTTTATCATCACCGTGCGCGACCCGATCCAGACAATGTGGTCACATTACCTGCACGATCTCAAATCCACCATTTGTCCAATCTGGCGCCACCCCAATCCGGGCAGTTTCTCGCTGTTCGAAAAGCCGGTGCTGAAGCGGTATTTCAAACACCGCAGCCGCGCCGTGCAGGGGCTGTGCGATGCCTATCCGGGGCGGGTGATGGGCCTGCATATGAAATCGCTTTTCAAACCCGAGGCCAGCGCCCTGATCGGCCGTTTTCTGGACGCACCGGTGCAGCCCTTTTCGACACAGAAGGTGTCCAACCCCGGAGGGTGGTTGCCCTATTTCCGCTATGGCGGGGCATCGGGGGCCGAATTCGTGCAAGGGGATACAGTGTATGAATTGCCCGCGCGTGCGCTGTTGTTGGTATCCAATGACCGCAGCGCGCTGATCCCCGATGTCGACGCCGCGCAGGCAGACCATTGCATGGCGCTGCAAAGCACCTTTACCCGCAATCTCGATGTGCCTTTTACCTTCTTCGAGCCGATCATCGAAGACTACCGCGCAACCTGTGCGGCGCTGGGGCTGGAACCCGACACCATCGAGGAGCCCGCGCGCATCGTATCGGAGGCCACGGCGCCCGTGTTGCCCGACGAAATCTGCAGCCAGCTGCGCCAACTGGGCACGCTGGGAGGGCGGGTCCGGGAAGTGTTCAAACACTGA
- a CDS encoding type I secretion system permease/ATPase, whose translation MKKSENLAGLSELREARRENRSLLWTAGFFSIFVNLLMLTGPLFMLQTYDRVLGARSEETLVALFILVAFLFLIMGIIDWARGRILTRIGARFQAKLDRRVFDAVLKKSSIDREGGKVDMHGTSGQQLKDLEAVQRFYASPIFAALFDLPWTPVFLIGISIFHPWLGALAVAGGSILIMLTVFNQLATRTASVKSAAASYQSDRYSDHLKADAETIRSLGMQSNAFNKWQKMRERSLDEGVRSQDLGGSFSTATKTFRLFLQSTMLALGAYLVLLGQVTPGVMIAGSILLGRALAPVEQVVNQWAMVQRARRGWDNLAELLSEVDEDAAQIELPRPAARLNVHQLTLVPPGARQATLRLVSFSVQPGEAVGVIGSSGSGKSTLARGITGVWRPAGGKIRLDGASLDQYHAERLARYIGYLPQKVSLFDGTIAENIARLAQVSDSEKVVSAAKQADAHAMILKLPYGYDTPVQSIGTQLSGGQIQRIGLARALYDDPVLLVLDEPNSNLDNEGSIALNSAIKHVKARQGAVLIMAHRPAAIQECEKLLVLEDGARKAWGTREQVLAETVANYKEVKKAANKSAGVV comes from the coding sequence ATGAAAAAATCGGAAAATCTGGCAGGCCTGTCTGAATTGCGCGAGGCCCGCAGGGAAAACCGCAGCCTGCTGTGGACGGCTGGTTTTTTCAGCATCTTCGTCAACCTGCTGATGCTGACCGGTCCGCTGTTCATGCTGCAGACCTATGACCGTGTGCTGGGCGCGCGCAGTGAGGAAACACTGGTGGCGCTGTTCATACTGGTGGCGTTCCTGTTTTTGATCATGGGGATCATCGACTGGGCGCGGGGCCGGATCCTGACCCGCATCGGCGCACGGTTCCAGGCCAAGCTCGACCGCCGTGTCTTTGATGCGGTGCTCAAGAAGTCCTCGATCGACCGCGAGGGCGGCAAGGTCGACATGCACGGCACCAGCGGACAGCAGTTGAAGGATCTCGAAGCGGTGCAGCGGTTCTATGCCTCGCCCATCTTTGCGGCGCTGTTCGATTTGCCGTGGACACCTGTTTTCCTGATCGGCATCTCGATCTTCCACCCCTGGCTGGGTGCGCTCGCCGTGGCGGGGGGCAGCATCCTGATCATGCTGACGGTGTTCAACCAGTTGGCGACACGGACCGCGTCGGTCAAATCCGCGGCGGCCAGTTACCAGTCGGACCGCTATTCGGACCATCTCAAGGCAGACGCCGAAACGATCCGTAGCCTCGGTATGCAATCCAATGCCTTCAACAAATGGCAAAAGATGCGCGAACGCTCGCTCGACGAAGGGGTGCGGTCGCAGGATCTGGGCGGCAGCTTTTCCACCGCGACCAAGACATTCCGTCTGTTTTTGCAATCGACCATGCTGGCTCTGGGGGCCTATCTGGTGTTGCTGGGGCAGGTGACGCCGGGCGTGATGATCGCGGGCTCGATCCTGCTGGGCCGTGCGTTGGCTCCGGTTGAACAGGTGGTCAATCAATGGGCCATGGTGCAACGCGCGCGGCGCGGCTGGGACAATCTGGCCGAACTGCTGTCGGAGGTGGATGAGGACGCCGCCCAAATCGAACTGCCCCGTCCCGCGGCCCGTCTGAACGTACATCAGCTGACACTGGTGCCCCCCGGCGCACGGCAGGCCACGCTGCGGCTGGTCAGCTTCTCGGTGCAACCCGGAGAGGCGGTCGGTGTGATCGGGTCTTCGGGGTCGGGCAAGTCCACGCTGGCCCGTGGCATCACCGGCGTCTGGCGTCCCGCGGGGGGTAAAATCCGGCTCGACGGGGCCTCGCTGGACCAGTATCACGCCGAACGCCTTGCCCGCTACATCGGCTATCTGCCGCAAAAGGTATCGCTTTTCGATGGCACCATCGCCGAGAATATTGCCCGTCTGGCGCAGGTATCGGACAGTGAAAAGGTCGTGTCCGCAGCAAAGCAGGCGGACGCCCACGCGATGATTCTCAAACTGCCCTATGGCTATGACACACCGGTCCAAAGCATCGGCACCCAGTTGTCGGGTGGTCAGATCCAGCGGATCGGCCTTGCGCGTGCGCTGTACGACGATCCGGTCCTGTTGGTCCTCGATGAGCCCAACTCGAACCTCGATAACGAAGGATCGATCGCGCTCAACTCCGCCATCAAGCACGTCAAGGCGCGACAGGGGGCCGTGTTGATCATGGCGCACCGCCCTGCCGCGATCCAGGAGTGCGAGAAACTGCTCGTTCTCGAAGACGGGGCCCGCAAGGCATGGGGCACGCGCGAACAGGTTCTGGCCGAAACCGTCGCAAATTATAAAGAAGTCAAGAAAGCCGCGAATAAATCGGCAGGTGTGGTATGA
- a CDS encoding HlyD family type I secretion periplasmic adaptor subunit, which produces MTKLKKTPRKFRAMAPLFVGFTTIFVLVGALGAWAMRTEIAGAVVASGRIIVEKNRQAVQHPDGGVIQDIMIQEGDVVEEGQVLISIDPSLQESELSIVEGQLVEIRARRGRLEAEQNDATEIVFDAELLEKAATTPEVARVVESQRQLFEARKETLEKAVNQLQNQRVQLENQVTGIDAQMTALERQEELVKVETGNQESLLQQGLAQASRVLNLQREGARLSGQVGELTARRAQALERIAELSIEELQLYAQRREQAITRLSDLQINDRGLSEQRRSLIQQLERMEIRAPVAGIVYDMRVFGRRSVIRPAEPVLYLVPQNRPLVIEARVNPVNIDEVYMGQEVLLQFSSFDMRDTPDLYGAVTQLSADAFTDEQSGAPFYRVEINMPEEEAAKLAGDQVLVPGMPVDAFIRTEDRTPAAYLLSPITRYFDKAFRDG; this is translated from the coding sequence ATGACAAAGCTCAAGAAAACTCCCCGTAAATTCCGCGCGATGGCGCCCCTGTTCGTGGGCTTCACGACGATCTTTGTTCTGGTGGGCGCTCTGGGTGCATGGGCCATGCGCACCGAAATCGCCGGGGCCGTCGTGGCGTCCGGCCGGATCATCGTTGAGAAAAACCGCCAGGCGGTGCAGCACCCCGACGGGGGCGTGATCCAGGACATCATGATCCAGGAAGGTGACGTGGTCGAGGAAGGGCAGGTGCTGATCAGCATCGATCCGTCCTTGCAGGAATCCGAGCTTTCGATCGTCGAAGGCCAACTGGTCGAGATCCGCGCCCGGCGGGGACGGCTCGAAGCCGAGCAGAACGATGCGACCGAGATCGTCTTTGACGCCGAACTGCTGGAAAAGGCCGCCACGACCCCCGAGGTCGCTCGTGTTGTCGAAAGCCAGCGCCAGCTTTTCGAGGCCCGCAAGGAAACTTTGGAAAAAGCGGTCAACCAGCTGCAGAACCAGCGTGTCCAGCTCGAAAACCAGGTCACCGGCATTGACGCACAGATGACCGCACTGGAGCGGCAGGAAGAGCTGGTCAAGGTAGAGACAGGCAATCAGGAATCCCTGCTGCAGCAGGGGTTGGCCCAGGCTTCCCGTGTGTTGAACCTCCAGCGCGAGGGCGCACGCCTGTCCGGGCAGGTCGGAGAGCTGACCGCGCGGCGCGCGCAGGCGCTCGAGCGTATCGCCGAGCTGAGCATCGAGGAGTTGCAGCTATATGCGCAGCGCCGCGAGCAGGCCATCACCCGTCTGAGCGATCTGCAAATCAACGACCGCGGCCTGTCCGAACAACGCCGTTCGCTGATCCAGCAACTCGAGCGGATGGAAATCCGGGCTCCGGTTGCGGGCATCGTCTATGACATGCGCGTCTTCGGGCGCCGTTCGGTGATCCGGCCGGCCGAACCGGTGCTGTATCTGGTGCCCCAGAACCGGCCTCTGGTCATCGAGGCGCGGGTCAATCCGGTCAATATCGACGAAGTATACATGGGCCAGGAAGTGCTGCTGCAGTTTTCATCTTTCGACATGCGCGACACACCCGATCTGTATGGCGCTGTCACGCAATTGTCTGCGGATGCCTTCACCGACGAGCAATCGGGCGCACCCTTTTACCGGGTGGAAATCAACATGCCCGAAGAGGAAGCCGCAAAGCTGGCAGGAGATCAGGTGCTGGTCCCCGGTATGCCTGTAGATGCCTTCATCCGCACCGAAGACAGGACCCCCGCGGCCTATCTTCTGTCCCCCATCACCCGCTACTTCGACAAGGCTTTCCGGGATGGGTGA